Proteins co-encoded in one Malus sylvestris chromosome 7, drMalSylv7.2, whole genome shotgun sequence genomic window:
- the LOC126628936 gene encoding uncharacterized protein LOC126628936 isoform X2, with translation MVSKRQREARRKFRAEHPELAKQPTPPKDPTKKKEKKSSFKRKKAPSDPAKPSKNPHRKHPFRVPGMKPGDSCFICKSTEHIAKLCPDKVQWDKHKICLYCRQRGHSIKNCLNKKDDSVAEKLCYNCGENGHSLSNCPYPLEDGGTKFAKCFICNGTGHLSKNCPQNTHGIYPKGGSCKICGGVTHLAKDCPNKSNSSMSAGRSPHSWKESDLPRGKVTKFLSGDDLEDDFSFIDEKKNGVTQDKSADTASGMAVNDECKLKFVELKAKRNYRFIVFKIDKQEVVVEKVGSPDETYEDFAASLPADECRYAVFDFDFTTAENCQKSKIFFIAWSPETSKVRMKMVYASSKDRFKRELDGIQVELQATDPSEMSLDIIKGRAL, from the exons ATGGTGAGCAAGAGACAGAGAGAAGCTCGCAGGAAATTCAGAGCAGAACACCCAGAACTGGCTAAACAGCCAACCCCCCCAAAAGACCCAaccaagaagaaggagaagaagagctCCTTCAAGCGCAAAAAAGCACCCAGCGACCCAGCCAAACCCAGCAAAAACCCCCATAGAAAACACCCCTTCAGAGTACCCGGCATGAAGCCTGGAGATAGCTGCTTCATCTGTAAATCCACCGAGCATATCGCCAAGCTCTGCCCCGACAAAGTTCAATGGGATAAGCACAAG ATATGTTTATATTGTCGCCAACGAGGGCATAGCATCAAGAATTGCCTTAACAAGAAAGACGATTCCGTGGCTGAGAAATTATGTTATAATTGTGGGGAAAATGGGCATTCGCTTTCTAACTGCCCCTATCCTCTTGAAGACG GAGGAACTAAATTTGCCAAGTGCTTCATCTGTAATGGGACTGGTCACTTGAGCAAGAACTGCCCTCAAAATACTCATGGGATTTATCCAAAG GGTGGTAGTTGCAAAATTTGTGGAGGTGTAACACATTTGGCGAAGGATTGTCCAAACAAAAGCAACAGTTCAATGTCCGCTGGTAGATCTCCTCACTCGT GGAAAGAAAGTGATCTTCCAAGAGGAAAGGTTACCAAATTTCTGAGTGGAGACGATCTTGAGGATGATTTCAGTTTCATAGATGAGAAGAAAAATGGCGTTACACAAGACAAGTCCGCTGATACA GCGTCCGGCATGGCCGTGAATGATGAATGCAAGCTCAAGTTCGTGGAGCTAAAAGCGAAGAGAAACTATCGATTCATCGTATTCAAGATTGACAAACAAGAAGTGGTGGTAGAGAAAGTTGGCAGCCCGGATGAAACTTACGAGGATTTCGCGGCGTCGCTGCCTGCTGATGAGTGCCGCTATGCTGtctttgattttgatttcaCCACTGCTGAGAACTGCCAGAAAAGCAAGATTTTCTTCATTGCATG GTCTCCTGAGACATCGAAGGTGAGAATGAAGATGGTGTATGCAAGCTCTAAAGATCGGTTCAAGAGGGAACTTGACGGCATTCAGGTCGAGTTGCAGGCAACTGATCCGAGCGAAATGAGCCTCGACATTATTAAAGGCCGAGCTCTTTAA
- the LOC126628934 gene encoding uncharacterized protein LOC126628934 — protein sequence MSGPSDRRFDLNLVEEAAPPSPDNIWRPSFVSSTGPLTVGDSVMKNDMTAAVVARNLLTPKDNRLLSKRSDELAVKDSLALSVQCAGSVSNMAQRLFARTRQVESLAAEVMSLKQEIRGLKHENKQLHRLAHDYATNMKRKLDQMKETDGQVLLDHQRFVGLFQRHLLPSSSGAVPRNEAPNDQPLMPPPSRVLSSTEAPNDPPPVPSLSGALPTAETSPKQPL from the coding sequence atgtctggcccctccgaccgtcgttttgacttgaaccttgttgaagaggcagccccgccttctccagacaacatatggcgcccatccttcgtctcctcaactggtcctcttaccgttggggattccgtgatgaagaatgatatgaccgctgcggtggtggccaggaaccttctcactcccaaagataacagactactttccaaacggtctgatgagttagctgttaaggattcgctggctctcagtgttcagtgtgcaggttctgtgtctaatatggcccaacgcctatttgctcgaacccgccaagttgaatcattggcggctgaagtgatgagtctcaaacaggagattagagggctcaagcatgagaataaacagttgcaccggctcgcacatgactatgctacaaacatgaagaggaagcttgaccagatgaaggaaactgatggtcaggttttacttgatcatcagagatttgtgggtttgttccaaaggcatttattgccttcgtcttctggggctgtaccgcgtaatgaagctccaaatgatcaacctctgatgcctcctccttctagggttctgtccagtactgaggctccaaatgatccccctccggtgccttctctttctggggctctaccgactgctgagacttctcctaagcaacctttgtga
- the LOC126628936 gene encoding actin-depolymerizing factor 7 isoform X1 — protein MASGMAVNDECKLKFVELKAKRNYRFIVFKIDKQEVVVEKVGSPDETYEDFAASLPADECRYAVFDFDFTTAENCQKSKIFFIAWSPETSKVRMKMVYASSKDRFKRELDGIQVELQATDPSEMSLDIIKGRAL, from the exons ATG GCGTCCGGCATGGCCGTGAATGATGAATGCAAGCTCAAGTTCGTGGAGCTAAAAGCGAAGAGAAACTATCGATTCATCGTATTCAAGATTGACAAACAAGAAGTGGTGGTAGAGAAAGTTGGCAGCCCGGATGAAACTTACGAGGATTTCGCGGCGTCGCTGCCTGCTGATGAGTGCCGCTATGCTGtctttgattttgatttcaCCACTGCTGAGAACTGCCAGAAAAGCAAGATTTTCTTCATTGCATG GTCTCCTGAGACATCGAAGGTGAGAATGAAGATGGTGTATGCAAGCTCTAAAGATCGGTTCAAGAGGGAACTTGACGGCATTCAGGTCGAGTTGCAGGCAACTGATCCGAGCGAAATGAGCCTCGACATTATTAAAGGCCGAGCTCTTTAA